In Vigna unguiculata cultivar IT97K-499-35 chromosome 3, ASM411807v1, whole genome shotgun sequence, a single genomic region encodes these proteins:
- the LOC114177364 gene encoding cell wall / vacuolar inhibitor of fructosidase 2-like — protein sequence MISKMFFFLLLLAHLQPEALVKGDVTLIRKTCKNTNYFDLCFSSLRSDPSSSDADPKGLAMIMVGIGMANATSTSLYLSSQTQLLGTANDSTKRVVKECAEKYSYATNALQACAQDLANGAYDYASMHIAAASDYPNVCHNMFKRYQGLVYPPELARREDGLKRICDVALGIVQNLDC from the coding sequence ATGATTTCCAAGATGTTCTTTTTTCTCCTCTTGCTAGCACACCTTCAACCAGAAGCATTGGTGAAAGGAGACGTGACTTTGATAAGGAAAACCTGCAAGAACACCAACTACTTCGATCTATGCTTCTCCTCCTTGAGATCCGATCCAAGTAGCAGCGACGCAGACCCAAAGGGCTTGGCTATGATCATGGTTGGGATTGGAATGGCCAATGCTACTTCCACTTCTCTCTATTTGTCCTCTCAGACTCAGTTGCTTGGCACTGCCAACGATTCCACCAAAAGGGTGGTGAAGGAGTGTGCAGAGAAGTACAGCTATGCCACCAATGCCCTCCAAGCTTGTGCACAGGATCTGGCTAATGGGGCATATGACTATGCTTCCATGCACATCGCTGCAGCTTCTGATTACCCCAATGTTTGTCACAACATGTTCAAACGTTACCAAGGTTTGGTTTATCCTCCTGAGTTGGCTCGTAGAGAGGATGGTTTGAAGCGTATATGCGATGTTGCTCTGGGGATTGTTCAGAATCTTGATTGCTAG
- the LOC114176304 gene encoding chromatin assembly factor 1 subunit FAS2, which produces MLLLLLHSKPKPSNRKKMKGGTVQIVWHERKPVLTLDFHPLSATLATAGADFDIKFWSIKPSGTEKLPLVSYLSNLTYHSSAVNVIRFSSSGELLASGADGGDLIIWKLNSSDTGQTWKVMKMLRSHLKDILDLQWSSDAKYIISGSVDNCCIIWDVNKGTNLQTLDAHAHYVQGVAWDPLGKYASSLSSDRTCRIYMNKPHKSKGTEKVNYVCQQVISKADQPLFKNSQDTKIHLFHDETLPSFFRRLAWSPDGSFLVVPAGSYKTNTASEAVNAAYIISRKDLSRPARLLPSTNKAVVAVRFCPIIFKLRGTNSLDSVGVFNLPYRIIFALATLNSLYIYDTESISPLAVLAGLHYAAITDITWSSDARYLALSSQDGFCSLVEFENDELGSPYSLSEGKVEEDSKSTVQTGNNTATVPTGNFGAVLSESKDMELEARAGASGNIGAAISENQSTVTQEKPDNMVIEATGNVEGVIANSRKNEAEEKTDDMVIETTGRIGAAELDRKRKAEPEDNAAKQPWNLGTVSFGAQDKAGQQLSSSKSTPLSNKPARKRITPIALDP; this is translated from the exons atGTTGCTTCTTCTTCTACATTCTAAACCTAAACCTTCGAATCGGAAGAAAATGAAGGGTGGCACGGTTCAGATTGTCTGGCACGAGAGAAAACCTGTCTTAACCCTCGATTTTCACCCTCTCTCCGCCACTCTCGCCACCGCCGGCGCCGATTTCGACATCAAG TTTTGGTCGATAAAGCCCTCGGGCACGGAGAAGCTCCCCTTAGTTTCCTATCTCAGTAACCTCACTTATCATAGCTCTGCAGTGAATGTTATTCGCTTCTCATCTTCTG GGGAATTGCTGGCCTCTGGTGCTGATG GAGGGGACCTGATAATATGGAAGCTAAATTCTTCCGATACTGGTCAGACATGGAAGGTTATGAAGATGTTACG ATCTCATCTCAAGGACATTTTGGACCTGCAATGGTCTTCCGATGCCAAATATATCATATCTGGATCAGTTGATAATTGTTGCATTATATGGGATGTTAACAaag GAACTAACCTTCAGACGTTGGATGCCCATGCGCACTATGTTCAGGGGGTTGCATGGGACCCTCTAGGGAAATATGCTTCTTCTCTTAGTTCTGATAGGACTTGCAGAATTTACATGAATAAGCCTCATAAATCAAAAGGCACTGAAAAAGTTAATTATGTTTGCCAGCAAGTCATTTCTAAGGCAGATCAgccattatttaaaaattctcAG GATACAAAAATTCACCTCTTCCACGACGAGACATTGCCATCTTTTTTCAGAAGATTAGCATGGTCTCCTGATGGTTCATTTTTAGTTGTGCCTGCAG GTTCTTACAAAACTAATACTGCATCTGAGGCTGTGAATGCGGCTTACATAATTTCTCGAAAAGATCTTTCTAG GCCTGCTAGACTGCTCCCCAGCACAAATAAAGCTGTTGTAGCGGTCCGGTTCTGTCCCATAATTTTTAAACTTCGGGGAACGAACTCTCTCGACTCAG TTGGGGTATTCAACCTCCCATATCGCATCATATTTGCCCTAGCCACTTTGAATTCGCTGTACATTTATGACACCGAGAGCATATCTCCGTTAGCTGTATTAGCTGGTCTTCACTATGCCGCAATAACAGATATTACCTG GTCATCTGATGCTCGTTATCTGGCATTGTCATCACAAGATGGTTTCTGCTCTTTGGTAGAATTTGAAAATGACGAACTTGGATCACCTTACTCTTTATCTG AAGGAAAAGTCGAGGAGGATAGTAAGAGTACTGTACAGACAGGCAATAACACTGCCACTGTACCAACTGGGAATTTTGGTGCAGTTCTATCAGAGAGCAAGGACATGGAATTAGAAGCGCGGGCTGGTGCGTCTGGGAATATAGGTGCTGCAATATCAGAAAACCAGAGCACTGTTACCCAAGAGAAGCCTGACAACATGGTCATCGAGGCAACTGGGAATGTTGAAGGGGTTATAGCCAATAGTAGGAAAAATGAAGCAGAAGAGAAAACCGATGACATGGTTATTGAAACAACTGGAAGAATTGGTGCTGCTGAAttagatagaaaaagaaaagctgAACCAGAAGATAATGCAGCGAAACagccatggaatttgggtacaGTTAGTTTTGGAGCTCAAGACAAGGCTGGGCAACAATTGTCCAGTTCGAAGAGTACACCCTTGTCTAATAAGCCAGCCAGGAAGCGTATTACTCCAATTGCCCTTGATCCATGA
- the LOC114179092 gene encoding protein trichome berefringence-like 7 isoform X1 produces MSALNRTISFNKTYSFNRRSLAIGSPRVSLNNTNNNRFGCVSLRFQVLIIVASVLSFFVAVGGYMYVLPSLSQAFSNVQVLSSERNNGSVRDCDVFDGSWVRVQDHPLYNATECPFVEGGFDCVGNGRSDRDYLGWRWKPRSCEIPRFDVRGVLEMLRSKRIVFVGDSMSRTQWESLVCMLMAGVEDKRGVYEVNRNQITKKIRFLGVRFSAFNFTVEFFRSVFLVQQGRMPRHAPKRVKSTLLLDKLDDISDQWVNSDILIFNTGHWWVPSKLFDMGCYFQVGSTLKLGMSIPAAFRIALETWASWVEREINKNRTRIFFRTFEPSHWSDLTRRICNVTQYPTLETDGKDQSLFSDTILDVVKNVTFPINALHVTSMSAFRSDAHVGNWSDNSSIQDCSHWCLPGVPDMWNEIILAQLFSESEIPFQQIESLGWMSQRENTFLIPSRASSFLLMVQIRETNTLSSRKPTSNSDASQEVWIGF; encoded by the exons ATGAGTGCTCTGAATAGGACCATTTCCTTCAACAAAACCTATTCCTTCAATCGAAGGTCCCTCGCCATTGGAAGTCCCAGAGTCAGTCTTAACAACACAAACAACAACCGCTTCGGATGTGTCTCTCTCAGGTTTCAGGTTCTTATCATCGTTGCCTCTGTCCTTTCCTTCTTTGTAGCCGTAGGTGGCTACATGTACGTCCTTCCAAGCCTTAGCCAAGCGTTTTCCAATGTCCAAGTTCTTTCATCTGAGCGCAACAATGGATCAGTTAGAgattgtgatgtgtttgatggaAGCTGGGTGCGGGTTCAAGATCACCCCTTGTATAATGCCACAGAGTGCCCTTTCGTAGAAGGGGGATTCGACTGTGTAGGGAATGGGAGGAGTGACAGGGATTATCTTGGATGGAGGTGGAAGCCTAGGAGTTGTGAGATTCCAAGGTTTGATGTGCGCGGTGTGTTGGAAATGTTGAGAAGCAAAAGGATTGTTTTTGTCGGGGATTCAATGAGTAGGACTCAGTGGGAGTCTCTGGTTTGCATGCTCATGGCTGGTGTTGAAGATAAGAGAGGTGTTTATGAAGTGAACCGGAATCAGATAACAAAGAAGATCAGGTTCTTGGGGGTTCGGTTCAGTGCCTTCAATTTCACCGTTGAGTTTTTTCGCTCGGTTTTTCTGGTGCAGCAGGGCAGGATGCCTAGACATGCACCAAAAAGGGTCAAATCCACACTCTTATTGGACAAGTTGGATGATATAAGTGACCAGTGGGTGAATTCAGATATTCTGATATTCAATACTGGGCATTGGTGGGTTCCATCTAAGCTTTTTGATAT GGGCTGTTATTTCCAGGTTGGAAGCACTCTTAAACTTGGGATGTCAATTCCTGCTGCCTTTAGAATAGCACTTGAAACTTGGGCATCATGGGTTGAGAGAgagattaataaaaatagaacaCGCATCTTCTTTAGGACTTTTGAGCCATCTCACTGGAG TGATCTTACTCGTAGAATTTGCAATGTGACCCAGTACCCAACATTAGAAACTGATGGAAAGGATCAAAGCTTGTTTTCAGATACAATTTTAGACGTTGTAAAGAATGTTACTTTTCCTATAAATGCTCTCCATGTTACTTCTATGTCTGCTTTCCGGAGTGATGCACATGTTGGTAATTGGAGTGACAATTCATCTATTCAAGATTGTAGCCACTGGTGTCTTCCTGGAGTACCTGATATGTGGAATGAAATTATCCTGGCCCAACTTTTTTCTGAATCTGAAATTCCTTTTCAACAAATTGAATCACTCG GTTGGATGTCTCAGAGAGAGAATACTTTTCTCATACCTTCTAGGGCTTCATCGTTTTTATTAATGGTGCAGATTAGAGAGACTAACACTCTTAGTAGTCGCAAGCCTACCTCAAATTCTGATGCCTCCCAAGAAGTATGGATCGGATTCTAA
- the LOC114179092 gene encoding protein trichome berefringence-like 7 isoform X2 — protein MSALNRTISFNKTYSFNRRSLAIGSPRVSLNNTNNNRFGCVSLRFQVLIIVASVLSFFVAVGGYMYVLPSLSQAFSNVQVLSSERNNGSVRDCDVFDGSWVRVQDHPLYNATECPFVEGGFDCVGNGRSDRDYLGWRWKPRSCEIPRFDVRGVLEMLRSKRIVFVGDSMSRTQWESLVCMLMAGVEDKRGVYEVNRNQITKKIRFLGVRFSAFNFTVEFFRSVFLVQQGRMPRHAPKRVKSTLLLDKLDDISDQWVNSDILIFNTGHWWVPSKLFDMGCYFQVGSTLKLGMSIPAAFRIALETWASWVEREINKNRTRIFFRTFEPSHWSDLTRRICNVTQYPTLETDGKDQSLFSDTILDVVKNVTFPINALHVTSMSAFRSDAHVGNWSDNSSIQDCSHWCLPGVPDMWNEIILAQLFSESEIPFQQIESLD, from the exons ATGAGTGCTCTGAATAGGACCATTTCCTTCAACAAAACCTATTCCTTCAATCGAAGGTCCCTCGCCATTGGAAGTCCCAGAGTCAGTCTTAACAACACAAACAACAACCGCTTCGGATGTGTCTCTCTCAGGTTTCAGGTTCTTATCATCGTTGCCTCTGTCCTTTCCTTCTTTGTAGCCGTAGGTGGCTACATGTACGTCCTTCCAAGCCTTAGCCAAGCGTTTTCCAATGTCCAAGTTCTTTCATCTGAGCGCAACAATGGATCAGTTAGAgattgtgatgtgtttgatggaAGCTGGGTGCGGGTTCAAGATCACCCCTTGTATAATGCCACAGAGTGCCCTTTCGTAGAAGGGGGATTCGACTGTGTAGGGAATGGGAGGAGTGACAGGGATTATCTTGGATGGAGGTGGAAGCCTAGGAGTTGTGAGATTCCAAGGTTTGATGTGCGCGGTGTGTTGGAAATGTTGAGAAGCAAAAGGATTGTTTTTGTCGGGGATTCAATGAGTAGGACTCAGTGGGAGTCTCTGGTTTGCATGCTCATGGCTGGTGTTGAAGATAAGAGAGGTGTTTATGAAGTGAACCGGAATCAGATAACAAAGAAGATCAGGTTCTTGGGGGTTCGGTTCAGTGCCTTCAATTTCACCGTTGAGTTTTTTCGCTCGGTTTTTCTGGTGCAGCAGGGCAGGATGCCTAGACATGCACCAAAAAGGGTCAAATCCACACTCTTATTGGACAAGTTGGATGATATAAGTGACCAGTGGGTGAATTCAGATATTCTGATATTCAATACTGGGCATTGGTGGGTTCCATCTAAGCTTTTTGATAT GGGCTGTTATTTCCAGGTTGGAAGCACTCTTAAACTTGGGATGTCAATTCCTGCTGCCTTTAGAATAGCACTTGAAACTTGGGCATCATGGGTTGAGAGAgagattaataaaaatagaacaCGCATCTTCTTTAGGACTTTTGAGCCATCTCACTGGAG TGATCTTACTCGTAGAATTTGCAATGTGACCCAGTACCCAACATTAGAAACTGATGGAAAGGATCAAAGCTTGTTTTCAGATACAATTTTAGACGTTGTAAAGAATGTTACTTTTCCTATAAATGCTCTCCATGTTACTTCTATGTCTGCTTTCCGGAGTGATGCACATGTTGGTAATTGGAGTGACAATTCATCTATTCAAGATTGTAGCCACTGGTGTCTTCCTGGAGTACCTGATATGTGGAATGAAATTATCCTGGCCCAACTTTTTTCTGAATCTGAAATTCCTTTTCAACAAATTGAATCACTCG ATTAG